In Pueribacillus theae, the genomic window TTTTGATACATCGCTGAAAGCTTTCCGGAACCATACGCCTAGCGTATGGTTTTCTTTTCACAAATAAAAAAGCATGAAAGTGATTGAATAACCACCTTCATGCTTTTTTATTTTGTGATCGCTTTTTTAATCGTTCACTTCATCTTTCAGTTCTTCGCGGAAGCCTTCGATGCTTTCTTCTCTTCGTTTATTTTTTTCTTTAATTTGTTGTTTTTGTTCTTCGCTCATGGCATCAGCATGGGCTTTTAAATAATCTTCAGCCTCATTCATATTTTGCAGCGTGTTGCCAATGGCTCTTTCAATTCGTTCAGGATTGTTTGAACGATCGTCTGGTTTTGGCATAGTACATTCCTCCTTTTCAACCTTAGTATGCTCAGAAACCGACGAGGTATGTATGTTGGAATGTCTATCCGCCATCCACTAGCAACAAAAAGCAATTTCAATGTTTTTCCTCTTGAGGATCTCCAAGATTTTAAAGTTTATTTCCTCTTTAATATCCAAGTATTCTCCCCAATTTGTTGTTTTAGTAAAGAAATAAAAGTATATCTGCAGCCCATGATCACTATAATCATTAAATTTTACAAAAATGGTCTCCGGATGGACGCCGGGATGATTTTTAATCAATTCCTCAATTTGTTTCATGGCACCTTGCAGCTTATCTTTTGGTGTCGTGTTCTCCACATGGATGTCAAACGTAATTTGCCGTTTTCCCATTTTGCTCCAGTTTGTTATCGGGTCGTTCGCCAGTGTAGCGTTAGGAACTGTAACAAGTGCATCAGCAAATGTGCGGACTTTTGTACTCCGGAAATTAATATCCTCAACGGTCCCTTCCACATTAGGTGTTAAAATCCAATCTCCGATTGTAAATGGCTTTTCTGTAATAATGACAATTCCGCCAAATAAATTCTTTAGCGCATCTTGGGCCGCCAATGAAAAAGCAAGTCCACCCAAGCCCAATCCCGCAACAAATCCGTTCACTTCGTAATCGAATTCTTGAGCGATGACACTAAGGCTGATTGCAATAATGATAAATTTTAATGCTCTTGAAAAAAATGGGATAAGGATTTCATCAATGTGAAAATTGTATCTTTCATTCAAATTGGTAAAGAATAAGGAAGAGGCTGATGCTAAATTTACTAACCCCCACGTAATGATAATGATAACTGATACACGGATTAAATTAAGAAATAACTCGTTTTTATGATCAAAAAACGGAAAATACTTTGCCGCCAAATATACCCCAATAATGATAAACAGCCACTGAATGGGCTTCTTGAACGCAAGGAAGATAGAAGAAAGGATTTCAGTCGGTGTTTTTTTGCTTA contains:
- the tlp gene encoding small acid-soluble spore protein Tlp, with product MPKPDDRSNNPERIERAIGNTLQNMNEAEDYLKAHADAMSEEQKQQIKEKNKRREESIEGFREELKDEVND
- a CDS encoding mechanosensitive ion channel family protein, coding for MSWEKLLTYITYENLISIGISIGILLLFLFFRKIFTKYVFAILLKISKKTPTEILSSIFLAFKKPIQWLFIIIGVYLAAKYFPFFDHKNELFLNLIRVSVIIIITWGLVNLASASSLFFTNLNERYNFHIDEILIPFFSRALKFIIIAISLSVIAQEFDYEVNGFVAGLGLGGLAFSLAAQDALKNLFGGIVIITEKPFTIGDWILTPNVEGTVEDINFRSTKVRTFADALVTVPNATLANDPITNWSKMGKRQITFDIHVENTTPKDKLQGAMKQIEELIKNHPGVHPETIFVKFNDYSDHGLQIYFYFFTKTTNWGEYLDIKEEINFKILEILKRKNIEIAFCC